A stretch of the Synechocystis sp. PCC 7338 genome encodes the following:
- the mnmG gene encoding tRNA uridine-5-carboxymethylaminomethyl(34) synthesis enzyme MnmG — translation MTLRSPVEFQDQFDVIVVGAGHAGCEAALATARLGCRTLLLTLNLDRIAWQPCNPAVGGPAKSQLTHEVDALGGEIGKMADRTYLQKRVLNISRGPAVWALRAQTDKREYAAVMKNIVENQPNLSIREGMVTDLVLGQNDEIQGVQTYFGACFGAQSVVITTGTFLGGKIWIGNKSMPAGRAGEFAAVGLTETLNTLGFETGRLKTGTPARVDRRSVDYSKLEPQPPDDQVSWFSFDPAVWVEREQMNCYLTRTTAKTHQLIKDNLHLSPIYGGFIDSKGPRYCPSIEDKIVRFADKESHQIFIEPEGRDIPELYIQGFSTGLPENVQLAMLRTLPGLESCVMLRPAYAVEYDFLPATQCYPSLMTKKVAGLFCAGQINGTTGYEEAAAQGLVAGINAARHCQGKSLIIFSREESYLGTLIDDLCTKDLREPYRMLTSRSEYRLILRSDNADQRLTPLGRDIGLIDDRRWSLFQNKQNNITAEKERLYSTRIKEQDEVGKEITDYTQQKIKGSIVLADLLRRPGFHYPDLEKFQLGNGELKSEEKTSVEIEIKYSGYIKRQQTQIEQVSRHSQKRLPASLDYMTIETLSMEAREKLNQFKPLTIGQAGRIGGVNPADINALLVYLETQLRRSVSP, via the coding sequence ATGACCCTTCGATCGCCAGTGGAATTCCAAGATCAATTTGATGTCATCGTGGTGGGGGCGGGCCATGCGGGTTGTGAAGCAGCCTTGGCTACGGCTCGGTTGGGCTGTCGCACCCTACTATTAACCCTCAACCTAGACCGCATTGCTTGGCAACCCTGTAACCCGGCGGTGGGAGGGCCAGCCAAATCCCAGTTGACCCATGAAGTAGATGCGCTGGGGGGAGAAATTGGCAAAATGGCTGACCGCACCTATCTGCAAAAACGGGTATTAAATATTTCTCGGGGGCCGGCGGTATGGGCCCTGCGGGCTCAAACGGATAAGCGAGAATATGCCGCAGTGATGAAAAATATTGTGGAAAATCAACCCAATCTATCCATTCGGGAAGGGATGGTGACGGATTTGGTGCTGGGGCAAAATGATGAGATTCAAGGTGTGCAAACCTACTTTGGCGCCTGCTTTGGGGCCCAGTCTGTGGTGATTACGACGGGGACTTTCCTGGGGGGGAAAATTTGGATTGGCAATAAATCCATGCCAGCGGGGCGGGCCGGCGAGTTTGCCGCAGTGGGATTGACGGAAACCTTGAACACGTTGGGCTTTGAAACGGGACGGTTAAAAACCGGGACTCCGGCCAGGGTAGACCGGCGATCAGTAGACTATAGCAAATTAGAGCCCCAACCCCCCGACGACCAAGTAAGTTGGTTTAGCTTTGACCCGGCGGTATGGGTGGAACGGGAGCAAATGAATTGTTACCTAACCAGAACAACAGCTAAAACCCATCAATTAATTAAAGATAATCTCCACCTGTCCCCCATTTATGGTGGCTTTATTGACTCCAAAGGGCCCCGTTATTGTCCTTCCATCGAAGACAAAATTGTTCGTTTTGCCGATAAAGAAAGCCATCAAATTTTCATCGAGCCGGAAGGTCGAGACATTCCTGAACTGTATATCCAAGGATTTTCCACAGGGCTACCGGAAAATGTGCAATTAGCCATGTTACGAACTTTGCCTGGGCTAGAAAGTTGCGTCATGTTGCGGCCTGCCTACGCAGTAGAATATGACTTTTTACCGGCGACCCAATGCTACCCCAGTTTAATGACCAAAAAAGTAGCGGGGCTATTCTGTGCTGGGCAAATTAATGGCACCACTGGCTATGAAGAAGCGGCGGCCCAGGGTCTGGTAGCGGGCATCAATGCGGCACGCCATTGTCAGGGAAAATCGTTGATCATCTTCTCCCGAGAAGAAAGCTATCTCGGCACTTTAATTGACGATTTATGTACCAAAGATTTGCGGGAACCTTACCGGATGCTCACCAGCCGTTCTGAGTATCGCTTAATTTTGCGTTCTGACAATGCCGATCAAAGGTTAACTCCTTTGGGACGGGACATTGGCTTAATTGACGATCGCCGTTGGAGTCTATTCCAAAACAAACAGAATAACATTACGGCGGAAAAGGAAAGGCTTTACAGTACCCGCATTAAGGAACAGGACGAAGTAGGTAAAGAGATTACCGACTATACCCAACAAAAAATTAAAGGTTCCATCGTTTTGGCAGATTTACTGCGGCGGCCGGGCTTCCACTACCCAGATTTAGAAAAATTTCAGTTAGGGAATGGGGAATTAAAATCAGAAGAAAAAACCAGCGTAGAAATCGAAATTAAATATTCTGGCTACATTAAACGGCAACAAACCCAAATTGAACAGGTGAGTCGCCATAGCCAAAAACGTTTACCGGCTAGTCTTGATTATATGACCATTGAAACCCTGTCTATGGAAGCGAGGGAAAAGTTAAACCAATTTAAACCCCTCACAATTGGCCAGGCCGGCCGCATTGGGGGCGTTAATCCCGCCGACATCAATGCTCTTTTGGTGTACCTGGAAACTCAACTCAGGCGATCGGTTTCCCCCTGA
- a CDS encoding MBL fold metallo-hydrolase, with translation MAANLTFLGSGSAFTVGADNFQSNAILTLDNGKKFLIDCGTDIRFSLHALGLSHQDITDIYVSHLHSDHVGGLEYVGFTTMFDPTCGKPNLYLSQDIAADLWERSLAGGMEAIEGGMTNVDNYFQIHALGPGETFTWEKITFQLIKLNHVDTGSMLMPAYGLFFTVNHSQVFFSNDTKFSYDRLQDYFHRADIIFHDCEISPYPSPVHAHYNELRKLPAAIKAKMWLYGYQPGPLPPALKDGFLGFVKRGQRFELV, from the coding sequence GTGGCCGCTAACCTAACCTTTCTTGGCTCCGGTTCTGCATTCACGGTGGGGGCGGATAATTTTCAATCTAATGCCATTCTCACCCTCGATAACGGCAAAAAATTTCTGATCGATTGTGGTACCGACATTCGTTTTTCCCTCCATGCCCTCGGCCTTAGCCACCAAGACATTACAGACATCTACGTCAGCCATCTCCACTCAGATCATGTGGGGGGGTTGGAATATGTCGGCTTTACCACCATGTTTGATCCTACCTGTGGTAAACCAAATTTATATTTGAGCCAGGACATTGCGGCGGATTTATGGGAGCGTTCCCTCGCCGGAGGGATGGAAGCCATTGAAGGGGGAATGACCAATGTTGATAATTATTTTCAAATCCATGCTTTGGGGCCAGGGGAAACTTTTACCTGGGAAAAGATCACTTTTCAATTAATTAAACTCAACCATGTGGATACAGGGTCGATGTTAATGCCTGCCTATGGTCTTTTTTTCACAGTCAATCACTCCCAAGTTTTCTTCAGCAACGACACCAAATTTAGCTACGATCGCCTGCAGGACTATTTCCATCGGGCCGATATCATTTTCCATGATTGCGAAATTTCCCCCTATCCTAGCCCTGTCCATGCCCACTACAACGAATTGCGGAAACTTCCCGCCGCTATCAAAGCTAAAATGTGGCTCTATGGCTACCAGCCGGGGCCCTTACCTCCCGCGTTGAAAGATGGCTTTCTTGGCTTTGTGAAGCGGGGTCAACGGTTTGAGCTAGTTTGA
- a CDS encoding DUF928 domain-containing protein translates to MSNRPGKLFFAGLMGLALAFPFGISPSYSSTVKSSSQLIALKFPQANTDRGQTVTSGGGGVRQTSGGSCLNEAKLPFQLLIPGDYNQGSGFHNTASKETFIYAYVPPQPGLTAQVQLADPITKEQNQTTFTVSKEGGIVRFPVSLPDNVIEDNFYNVTLTLICDANNTEDNLTVELTVNYTPLDLSPTNPDSSLAKAAFYAEQGLWLDALNALAAIAKEEPQEWQEFLESGGFAAWAEAPVVECCQMVNTSASAN, encoded by the coding sequence ATGTCTAACCGCCCAGGAAAGTTGTTTTTTGCCGGTTTGATGGGTTTGGCCCTGGCTTTTCCCTTTGGCATCTCCCCCTCCTATAGCTCCACGGTCAAATCTTCTTCCCAGTTAATCGCCCTCAAATTTCCCCAAGCTAATACTGACCGGGGACAAACGGTCACCAGTGGCGGCGGGGGAGTCAGACAAACTAGTGGTGGTAGTTGTTTAAATGAGGCCAAATTACCCTTTCAGCTTTTAATTCCTGGCGACTATAACCAAGGCAGCGGTTTCCACAATACTGCTAGCAAAGAGACTTTTATTTACGCTTATGTGCCTCCCCAGCCAGGACTGACAGCCCAGGTACAGTTGGCAGATCCCATTACTAAGGAGCAAAACCAAACAACTTTCACCGTGTCCAAGGAAGGGGGGATTGTTCGTTTCCCCGTTAGCTTGCCGGATAATGTCATTGAGGACAATTTTTATAATGTTACTTTGACCCTTATTTGTGATGCTAATAACACCGAGGACAATCTCACAGTGGAGTTGACGGTGAATTACACTCCCCTAGACCTGTCTCCCACCAACCCCGATTCTTCCCTAGCAAAGGCCGCTTTTTATGCCGAACAGGGCCTATGGTTGGACGCCCTCAATGCCCTAGCGGCGATCGCCAAGGAGGAACCCCAGGAATGGCAGGAATTTCTGGAGTCGGGGGGATTTGCGGCCTGGGCGGAGGCTCCGGTGGTGGAGTGTTGCCAAATGGTCAATACGTCTGCCTCGGCTAACTGA
- a CDS encoding diguanylate cyclase has product MEAKLPQNEEQRLTVLRQLNILDTPIEERFERITRMVCRSLKVPIAAVSMVDESRQWFKSIQGLTASETPREIAFCAHAILKDELLLVKDATQDERFADNPLVTNEPFIRFYAGYPLNLGQDFHVGTLCAIDRVPRDLSVEEQEILYDLSKMVESELAAIALSEAQMQLIQELDELERVAMLDSLTRLWNRLGIETLLQREWDYATRKNSPIAIVMIDFDNFKQINDQYGHLVGDEVLQGSSRLIISALRSYDALGRWGGDEFMLILPGSSREQTALLLERIQATIAQNPVPTSAGPMTISLSMGGVSVFAKQSDELKHWVEQADNQLMKIKRLGKGNFRLAE; this is encoded by the coding sequence ATGGAAGCTAAATTACCGCAAAATGAGGAGCAACGCCTGACCGTTTTAAGGCAACTCAACATTCTGGATACTCCAATCGAAGAGAGATTTGAGCGCATTACCCGTATGGTCTGCCGGTCTCTCAAAGTACCCATCGCCGCTGTATCGATGGTTGATGAATCACGCCAGTGGTTTAAATCCATTCAAGGACTAACTGCTTCCGAAACTCCCCGGGAAATTGCCTTTTGCGCCCACGCCATTCTGAAGGATGAATTGCTCTTGGTCAAAGATGCCACCCAGGATGAACGTTTTGCCGATAATCCTTTGGTAACCAATGAGCCTTTCATCCGATTTTATGCTGGTTATCCCCTTAACTTGGGTCAAGACTTCCATGTGGGAACCCTCTGTGCCATTGATCGGGTGCCCCGAGATCTGTCGGTGGAAGAGCAAGAAATCCTCTACGACCTTTCCAAAATGGTGGAGTCCGAACTAGCGGCGATCGCCCTGTCCGAGGCTCAAATGCAGTTAATTCAAGAATTGGACGAACTTGAAAGGGTAGCCATGCTCGATAGCCTGACCAGGCTATGGAATCGCTTGGGTATCGAAACCCTACTACAAAGGGAGTGGGACTACGCCACCCGCAAAAATTCCCCCATTGCCATTGTCATGATTGATTTTGACAACTTCAAGCAGATCAATGATCAATACGGTCATCTAGTGGGCGATGAGGTTCTACAGGGTAGTTCACGTTTAATCATTTCCGCACTGCGTTCCTATGATGCTTTGGGAAGATGGGGAGGAGATGAATTTATGCTTATCCTGCCTGGTTCCAGCCGAGAACAAACCGCCCTACTCCTAGAAAGAATTCAAGCCACCATTGCCCAAAATCCAGTGCCCACGTCCGCAGGGCCAATGACAATCAGTTTGAGTATGGGGGGAGTCAGTGTGTTTGCTAAGCAGAGTGACGAACTCAAGCATTGGGTGGAACAGGCAGATAATCAGTTGATGAAGATTAAGCGCCTTGGTAAGGGCAATTTTCGGTTGGCAGAATAA
- a CDS encoding GAF domain-containing protein, with protein MQEAAIPSNEQQRLAHLQNLNILDTPSDEKFERITRLLCRVLDMPVAAISLIDENRQWFKSIRGSDLTETPRVISFCAHTILEDRTLIIPDALSDPRFADNPLVIDPPHIRFYAGHPLKMLDNIHVGTLCVYDTKPREMSDDDIQFLEDLSVTVANELKAYMLKSFFTV; from the coding sequence ATGCAAGAAGCTGCCATCCCATCCAATGAACAGCAGCGCTTAGCCCATCTACAGAATCTCAACATTCTTGATACGCCAAGCGATGAGAAGTTTGAGCGCATTACTCGGCTATTGTGTCGGGTATTGGATATGCCAGTGGCCGCCATTTCTTTGATCGATGAAAATCGCCAATGGTTTAAATCCATTCGAGGCTCGGACCTAACCGAAACTCCCCGCGTTATTTCCTTTTGTGCCCACACAATTTTGGAGGATCGCACCCTAATTATCCCCGATGCCCTATCCGACCCCCGTTTTGCCGATAACCCCCTGGTGATAGATCCGCCCCACATCCGATTTTATGCTGGTCATCCCCTAAAAATGCTGGATAACATTCATGTGGGCACCCTCTGTGTCTATGACACAAAGCCCAGGGAAATGTCCGACGACGATATTCAGTTTTTAGAAGACCTGTCAGTTACCGTAGCCAATGAGCTAAAGGCCTACATGCTTAAGAGCTTCTTTACGGTTTAG
- the petE gene encoding plastocyanin, which translates to MPKKFLTVLAGLLLVVSSFFLSVSPAAAASATVKMGSDSGALAFEPSTVTIKAGDEVKWVNNKLSPHNVVFAAGDGVDDAAAAKLSHKGLAFAAGESFTSTFTEPGTYTYYCEPHRGAGMVGKVVVE; encoded by the coding sequence ATGCCTAAAAAGTTCTTAACAGTCCTCGCTGGCCTTTTGCTAGTGGTCTCCAGTTTCTTTTTGTCCGTTAGCCCCGCCGCCGCCGCCAGTGCAACGGTAAAAATGGGTTCTGACAGTGGAGCCCTCGCCTTTGAACCCAGCACCGTCACCATTAAAGCCGGGGACGAAGTCAAATGGGTTAACAACAAGCTCTCTCCCCACAATGTTGTCTTTGCCGCTGGCGATGGTGTAGACGATGCCGCCGCTGCTAAACTCTCCCACAAAGGTTTGGCCTTTGCCGCTGGCGAAAGTTTCACCTCCACCTTCACTGAGCCTGGCACCTACACCTACTACTGTGAACCTCACCGCGGGGCTGGCATGGTAGGCAAAGTTGTCGTTGAGTAA
- a CDS encoding sterol desaturase family protein has translation MVFALAAAFIFSSYGWKMNRLYLDPYQHGLWYLGVSYILVLLLQDTYFYFTHRLFHHHLLFPLFHQGHHCSRYPTPLTSFAFDLPEAIVQSFFLIVVVSLIPLHFFTLLAILITMTIWSVINHLGIDRLPLTFPHHWLGKYFIGTAHHSLHHLKHNANYGLYFTFWDKILGTEDPKYQEKLGRNQATKEH, from the coding sequence ATGGTTTTTGCTCTGGCGGCCGCCTTTATTTTTTCGAGTTATGGCTGGAAAATGAATCGTTTATACCTTGATCCCTATCAGCATGGATTGTGGTATTTAGGCGTAAGTTATATTTTAGTTTTGCTATTACAAGATACCTATTTTTACTTTACCCATCGCCTTTTCCACCACCACCTATTATTTCCTTTGTTCCATCAAGGGCATCACTGTTCTCGTTACCCAACGCCCCTTACTTCCTTTGCCTTCGATTTACCAGAGGCGATCGTGCAGTCATTTTTTCTAATTGTTGTTGTTTCCTTAATTCCCCTCCATTTTTTCACTTTATTAGCAATATTAATAACCATGACAATTTGGTCAGTAATTAATCATTTAGGTATCGATCGCCTGCCTTTAACCTTTCCTCACCATTGGTTAGGAAAATACTTTATTGGCACGGCCCATCATTCCCTGCATCACCTCAAACACAACGCCAACTATGGATTATATTTCACTTTCTGGGATAAAATTTTGGGCACGGAAGATCCCAAATATCAGGAAAAGCTTGGGCGAAATCAAGCAACAAAAGAGCATTAA
- a CDS encoding alpha/beta hydrolase, which yields MAYSPRPLPPRSLPVPATVSPALKEAIAQPLQGAMEAIKQVPALEDKQAWQDLINSYDQTSEVLFQQLRQQFPVTLTQESIAGVNVYRVTPPVISPTNGQRILVHLHGGGYALAGGELATGEAILAAHYGQIEVISIDYRRPPDYPFPAALDDALAVWRELVTIYEVSRMGLFGTSAGGGLLLALVCQLRQLNLPLPAAIAPLSPWVDLTKTGDTYFTNEYVDRTAISYGGLLAGLAQLYAGELPLNHPFISPLYNDLEGLPPTLLISGTRDLVLSDTARLQRKLRQNNRVVDFQLFEGLSHAEYLYQFDAPESAEVFGELSQFFNRHLQ from the coding sequence ATGGCCTACTCTCCCCGCCCACTGCCCCCCCGTTCACTCCCCGTACCAGCCACCGTTAGCCCCGCATTGAAAGAGGCGATCGCCCAGCCGTTGCAGGGGGCCATGGAAGCGATCAAACAGGTACCGGCCCTGGAAGATAAGCAAGCTTGGCAAGACTTGATTAATAGCTATGACCAAACCAGCGAGGTTTTATTTCAACAACTAAGACAACAATTTCCGGTGACCTTAACCCAGGAAAGCATTGCCGGGGTGAATGTTTATCGAGTGACTCCCCCGGTAATTAGTCCAACCAATGGCCAGAGAATTTTGGTGCATCTCCATGGCGGGGGCTATGCTTTGGCCGGAGGAGAATTGGCCACTGGGGAAGCAATTTTAGCGGCCCATTACGGCCAGATTGAAGTGATTAGCATCGATTACCGTCGACCTCCAGACTATCCTTTTCCCGCGGCCCTAGACGATGCTTTGGCTGTGTGGCGGGAGTTAGTAACAATCTATGAAGTTAGCCGCATGGGTCTGTTTGGTACTTCTGCCGGAGGCGGCCTATTGTTGGCTCTGGTTTGTCAACTGCGGCAACTTAATTTACCCCTACCAGCGGCGATCGCCCCCCTGTCCCCCTGGGTGGATTTGACCAAAACTGGAGATACCTACTTCACCAATGAATATGTTGACCGCACTGCCATCAGCTACGGCGGTTTACTGGCAGGTTTAGCCCAACTCTATGCTGGGGAATTGCCCCTTAACCATCCTTTTATTTCTCCCCTTTATAATGATTTAGAAGGCTTACCCCCCACCCTGCTCATTAGTGGCACCAGGGATTTAGTCTTGAGCGATACTGCTAGACTGCAAAGAAAGCTGCGGCAAAACAATAGGGTAGTAGATTTTCAATTATTTGAAGGGCTTTCCCATGCTGAATATCTCTACCAATTTGACGCACCGGAATCAGCAGAAGTTTTTGGGGAACTGAGCCAATTTTTTAACCGGCATTTACAATAG
- a CDS encoding CHASE2 domain-containing protein — MVVLLRFTGILQVLEWQSYDAGVRLLPRHEDDRIVIVGIDEQDVTYLNTPIIDDQLLAKILTKLKEQQPAAIGLDLYRDLPLPPGTEELAGVFTSTPNLVGIEKVAGKPGIETVSPPPLLKENNQVGANDLIIDADNIVRRGFIYLVRDGEPHYSFGLHLALRFLDNVGIGPEAISEGSDDFRLNEVVFSPLQADSGGYIRADDGGFQLLIDYQSTFPQVSLTDVLTDKLPSDWGKDKIILLGKVGESFKDLYFTPNSNTLGLSRAMPGVEIHGNIISQIISAGVDGQPLLKSWSEPLEWLWVGLWSFLGAVITWQLRYATRRSGGQWLPIAAIVGSLGSLLAITYGALVMGWWLPFIPPMLGLLGSGVFIVTWMARAGVQVRNTFGRYLTDQVVATLLENPEGLKMGGDRRPITILTSDLRGFTSTSEGLNPEEVVKVLNIYFGKMADVITNHGGTIDEFMGDGILVLFGAPTSQGDDALRAVACGVEMQLALREVNQQVTGLGLQPLEMGIGINTGEVVVGNIGSEKRTKYGVVGAQVNLTYRIESYTTGGQIFISSTTLEAAGDRVQVNGHRTLQPKGVKDPVVIWDVAGVGEPYNLSLAVEEQKYLSIPEPLSLEYVCLEGKHITDAVITGTLRKISAKGGFIQISPNQHCPESLTNIKINLRETGAPATALYAKVLDSIPGESHGFYVHFSAMPTDIAQRFHQLYQGALAQPTAIASAKGG, encoded by the coding sequence ATGGTAGTTTTGCTCCGCTTCACCGGCATTTTACAGGTGTTGGAATGGCAGAGCTACGATGCGGGGGTAAGGCTTTTACCAAGGCACGAAGATGATCGCATTGTCATTGTGGGCATTGATGAACAGGACGTTACCTACCTCAACACTCCGATCATTGACGACCAACTGCTGGCAAAAATCCTCACTAAGCTAAAGGAACAGCAACCAGCGGCGATCGGGCTGGACCTCTATAGGGACTTACCCCTGCCACCGGGCACAGAGGAGTTAGCGGGAGTATTCACCAGCACCCCCAACTTGGTGGGCATTGAAAAAGTCGCAGGCAAACCAGGCATTGAAACGGTCAGTCCCCCGCCCTTATTGAAAGAAAATAATCAGGTGGGCGCTAATGATTTAATTATTGACGCTGATAACATTGTCCGCCGGGGTTTTATTTATTTGGTGCGGGATGGGGAACCCCACTACAGCTTTGGGCTACACCTAGCTTTGCGCTTCCTTGATAATGTCGGAATTGGGCCGGAGGCCATCAGCGAAGGCAGTGACGACTTCCGTTTAAATGAAGTGGTGTTTTCCCCCCTCCAGGCCGATAGCGGTGGTTATATCCGGGCTGATGACGGTGGTTTCCAGTTACTAATTGATTATCAATCAACCTTTCCCCAGGTTTCCCTCACCGATGTGTTGACGGACAAATTGCCGTCGGACTGGGGTAAAGACAAAATCATCCTGCTGGGGAAGGTGGGGGAAAGCTTCAAAGACCTATACTTCACCCCCAACAGCAATACATTGGGACTGTCTCGCGCGATGCCTGGGGTAGAGATCCATGGCAACATCATTAGCCAAATCATTAGTGCGGGGGTTGACGGTCAACCGTTGCTCAAAAGTTGGTCTGAGCCGTTGGAATGGCTTTGGGTCGGGCTCTGGTCTTTCCTGGGGGCAGTAATTACCTGGCAGTTGCGCTATGCTACCCGACGTTCCGGGGGGCAGTGGCTACCGATCGCCGCCATTGTGGGCAGTTTAGGATCTTTACTGGCCATTACCTATGGGGCCTTGGTGATGGGATGGTGGCTACCGTTTATTCCCCCGATGTTGGGTTTATTAGGGTCAGGAGTATTTATTGTCACCTGGATGGCCCGGGCGGGGGTGCAGGTGCGCAACACCTTTGGTCGTTACTTGACCGATCAGGTGGTGGCCACCCTACTAGAAAATCCCGAAGGTCTCAAAATGGGTGGCGATCGCCGTCCAATCACCATCCTCACTTCAGATTTAAGGGGATTTACTAGCACCTCTGAAGGCCTCAACCCCGAGGAAGTGGTTAAGGTGCTGAACATCTACTTTGGCAAAATGGCCGATGTCATCACCAACCATGGCGGCACTATTGACGAATTTATGGGAGATGGTATTTTGGTTCTGTTCGGAGCCCCCACTTCCCAGGGCGATGATGCTCTGCGGGCGGTGGCCTGTGGGGTGGAAATGCAACTGGCCCTAAGGGAAGTCAATCAACAGGTGACGGGGCTGGGCTTACAACCCCTAGAAATGGGCATTGGCATCAATACCGGCGAAGTGGTGGTGGGCAACATCGGCTCTGAAAAGCGCACTAAATATGGCGTGGTGGGAGCCCAGGTCAATCTTACCTATCGCATTGAGTCCTACACCACCGGGGGACAAATTTTTATTTCCTCCACTACCCTAGAGGCCGCTGGCGATCGGGTTCAAGTCAACGGCCATAGAACGTTGCAACCTAAAGGAGTTAAAGATCCTGTGGTCATCTGGGACGTGGCTGGCGTAGGAGAACCCTATAATCTTTCCCTCGCCGTGGAAGAGCAAAAGTATTTATCTATTCCAGAGCCCCTATCGTTAGAATACGTCTGTCTGGAAGGAAAACACATCACCGACGCGGTAATAACCGGTACATTGCGGAAAATCTCCGCTAAGGGGGGGTTTATACAGATTTCCCCAAATCAGCACTGTCCAGAAAGTCTAACCAATATTAAAATTAACCTTAGGGAGACGGGGGCGCCAGCGACGGCACTCTACGCTAAGGTATTAGATTCAATCCCCGGAGAGAGCCACGGTTTTTACGTCCACTTTTCTGCAATGCCCACCGACATCGCTCAGCGTTTTCATCAACTCTATCAAGGAGCACTGGCCCAGCCCACGGCCATTGCCTCTGCTAAGGGGGGCTAG